Proteins encoded by one window of Halomonas chromatireducens:
- a CDS encoding MetQ/NlpA family ABC transporter substrate-binding protein, which yields MQTTLTRLLGAATLASATLLAGCGGDDADTETRSIKVGTMSGPESEVMEVAVQIAPERYDLQVEIIEFTDYVSPNAALADGSLDANAFQHEPYLQSMVDDRGYDLTVAGYTFVYPIGAYSERHTDIADLPERALIALPNDPTNGGRAMILMHNAGLIELDDPENLEATPVNVVDNPNDFRFREIEAAQLPRVLPDVDLAFINNTFAQPAGLSLDDALIKEGPDSPYVNLIAVRSGDEEREEIQQLVSAYQSDEVAAKALELFDGGAVPGWE from the coding sequence ATGCAAACAACCCTGACCCGCCTGCTCGGCGCCGCCACACTAGCCAGCGCCACCCTGCTCGCCGGCTGCGGCGGAGACGACGCCGACACCGAGACACGCTCGATCAAGGTCGGCACCATGTCCGGCCCCGAATCCGAGGTGATGGAAGTGGCGGTCCAGATCGCCCCCGAGCGCTACGACCTCCAGGTGGAGATCATCGAGTTCACCGACTACGTATCGCCCAACGCGGCCCTGGCCGACGGCAGCCTGGATGCCAACGCCTTCCAGCACGAGCCCTACCTGCAGAGCATGGTGGATGATCGTGGCTATGACCTGACGGTTGCCGGCTACACCTTCGTCTATCCCATCGGCGCCTATTCGGAAAGACACACCGATATCGCAGACCTGCCGGAGCGTGCCCTCATCGCCCTGCCCAACGACCCCACCAACGGTGGCCGTGCGATGATCCTGATGCACAACGCCGGCCTTATCGAGCTGGATGACCCGGAAAACCTGGAGGCGACGCCGGTCAACGTGGTCGACAACCCGAACGACTTCCGTTTCCGCGAGATCGAAGCCGCCCAGCTCCCGCGGGTCCTGCCCGACGTGGACCTGGCCTTCATCAATAACACCTTCGCCCAACCTGCCGGCCTGAGCCTGGATGATGCCCTGATCAAGGAAGGACCCGATTCGCCCTACGTCAACCTGATTGCCGTGCGCAGCGGTGACGAGGAGCGCGAGGAGATCCAGCAGCTGGTCTCGGCCTACCAGAGCGACGAGGTTGCCGCCAAGGCACTGGAGTTGTTCGACGGCGGCGCGGTGCCCGGCTGGGAGTGA
- a CDS encoding GAF domain-containing protein, whose product MTPDYALLARQLEALFDSRDWLTNSAQTCAFIMQEVPELNWAGFYLQREPELLSLGPFQGKPACNPIPFTKGVCGAAARTQQTQRIDDVHAVADHIACDVASRSELVVPIMTRDRLWGVLDLDSPRHARFDTTDQAGIEDLVAVFMASTDLD is encoded by the coding sequence ATGACGCCCGATTACGCCCTACTCGCCCGACAACTAGAAGCCCTTTTCGACAGCCGTGACTGGCTAACCAACAGCGCCCAGACCTGCGCGTTCATCATGCAGGAAGTACCCGAACTCAATTGGGCGGGCTTCTACCTGCAGCGCGAACCCGAGCTGCTTAGCCTCGGCCCCTTCCAGGGCAAACCCGCCTGCAATCCGATTCCGTTCACCAAGGGCGTATGCGGTGCTGCGGCCCGCACGCAACAGACCCAGCGCATCGACGACGTTCATGCGGTTGCCGACCATATCGCCTGCGACGTAGCCTCCCGCTCCGAACTGGTCGTACCCATCATGACCAGGGACCGTCTATGGGGCGTTCTTGATCTGGACAGCCCTCGACACGCACGCTTCGACACCACCGACCAGGCGGGCATCGAAGACTTGGTTGCGGTGTTCATGGCGAGCACTGATCTGGATTGA
- the glpK gene encoding glycerol kinase GlpK: MADYLLAIDQGTTSSRAILFDRTGNVAHVAQQEFPQLFPHDGWIEHDPEAIWNTVLATCREVVKKSDEPLSCIAGIGITNQRETTLLWDRHTGEPIYNAIVWQDRRTADACQRLRDQGHSELVQARTGLLIDPYFSATKLSWLLDNVEGARKRAEQGELAFGTVDTFLLWRLTGGQVHATDATNASRTMLFNIHTQQWDDELLALFDIPAALLPEVRDSSANFGHTEACLLGEALPIGGVIGDQQAALVGQACFQPGMGKSTYGTGCFMIVNTGDKAAVSRNRLLTTVAYRIDGKPTYAMEGSIFVAGAAVQWLRDGLKLFDNASETEALARETRDGHSVYLVPAFTGLGAPHWDPKARGAIFGLTRDTGIAEIVAAGLQAVCYQTRDLQACMRDDMEATPGKLRVDGGMVSNSWLVQFLADTLDVQVDRPTVLETTALGAAYMAGLHLGWYRDLDEIADLWRCEQSFLPQMPEAERERLYQGWLAAVERVKSAP, from the coding sequence ATGGCCGACTACCTGCTTGCCATCGACCAGGGGACAACCAGCTCCCGGGCCATCCTCTTCGACCGCACCGGCAATGTGGCTCACGTCGCTCAGCAAGAGTTTCCCCAGCTATTTCCTCACGACGGCTGGATCGAGCACGACCCCGAGGCGATCTGGAATACGGTGTTGGCCACGTGTAGAGAGGTGGTCAAGAAGAGCGATGAGCCATTGTCATGCATTGCTGGCATCGGCATCACTAACCAGCGTGAAACCACCCTGCTATGGGACCGGCACACCGGTGAGCCGATCTACAACGCCATCGTCTGGCAGGACCGCCGCACGGCAGACGCTTGCCAGAGGCTACGGGACCAGGGACATTCGGAGCTGGTGCAGGCGCGTACCGGACTGTTGATCGATCCCTATTTTTCGGCGACCAAGCTTTCCTGGTTGCTGGACAACGTCGAGGGTGCTCGCAAGCGCGCCGAGCAGGGCGAGCTGGCCTTCGGCACCGTGGATACTTTCCTGCTCTGGCGTCTTACCGGCGGCCAGGTGCATGCCACCGACGCCACCAATGCGTCCCGAACCATGCTGTTCAATATCCATACCCAGCAGTGGGATGACGAACTCCTTGCGTTGTTTGATATTCCTGCGGCGCTGTTGCCCGAGGTCCGCGACAGTAGCGCCAACTTCGGTCATACCGAGGCGTGCCTGCTGGGAGAGGCGCTGCCGATCGGTGGTGTCATCGGCGACCAGCAGGCCGCCCTGGTCGGGCAGGCCTGCTTCCAGCCGGGCATGGGCAAGAGCACCTACGGCACCGGCTGCTTCATGATCGTCAATACGGGAGACAAGGCTGCCGTCTCGCGGAATCGGTTGCTGACCACCGTGGCCTATCGTATCGATGGCAAGCCTACCTATGCCATGGAAGGCAGCATCTTCGTGGCCGGGGCCGCCGTTCAGTGGCTGCGCGACGGTCTCAAGCTGTTCGACAATGCCTCCGAGACCGAGGCGCTGGCTCGCGAGACCCGGGATGGTCACAGCGTCTATCTGGTGCCGGCCTTTACCGGCCTTGGGGCGCCGCACTGGGATCCGAAAGCGCGCGGAGCAATCTTCGGTCTGACTCGGGATACCGGCATTGCCGAGATCGTTGCCGCCGGCCTGCAGGCCGTCTGCTACCAGACCCGGGATCTACAGGCCTGCATGCGCGACGACATGGAGGCAACCCCGGGCAAGCTTCGTGTCGATGGCGGGATGGTCAGCAACAGCTGGCTGGTTCAGTTCCTGGCTGACACGCTGGACGTACAGGTCGACCGGCCAACAGTGCTCGAGACCACGGCGCTAGGTGCCGCCTACATGGCAGGCCTGCATCTCGGCTGGTATCGGGACCTGGACGAAATCGCCGACCTCTGGCGCTGTGAGCAGAGTTTCCTGCCGCAGATGCCAGAGGCGGAGCGGGAGCGGCTCTATCAGGGCTGGCTGGCAGCGGTGGAGCGAGTAAAAAGCGCGCCCTGA
- a CDS encoding DeoR/GlpR family transcriptional regulator — MNQQQRQDAIVDLVRRQGYASIEQLTEHFAVTPQTVRRDLNALAEEGMIRRVHGGAGLESSTVNTAYSTRKNLNLEAKRRIASLVASHIPDHASLFINIGTSNEVVAEALLDHQGLEVITNNLNVAAILQHKEDFNVIIAGGQVRSRDGGIIGEATIDFINQFKVDYGIIGISGVDEDGSLLEFDYQEARVAQAIIRNSRQVYLTADHSKFHRNPVVRQGNIAQLDALFTDRQPPEAIVHLMKAHDVALHLA; from the coding sequence ATGAATCAACAACAACGCCAGGATGCCATCGTCGATTTGGTCCGCCGTCAGGGCTATGCCAGCATCGAACAGCTTACGGAACACTTCGCCGTCACCCCGCAGACGGTGAGACGCGACCTCAATGCCCTGGCAGAAGAAGGTATGATACGCCGCGTTCACGGTGGAGCTGGCCTGGAGTCGAGTACCGTCAATACCGCCTACAGCACCCGTAAGAACCTCAATCTCGAGGCCAAGCGACGCATTGCCAGTCTGGTGGCCAGCCACATTCCCGACCACGCTTCGCTCTTCATCAACATCGGTACCAGTAATGAAGTTGTGGCCGAAGCCCTGCTCGATCATCAGGGGTTGGAGGTGATCACCAACAATCTCAATGTCGCGGCCATCCTTCAGCACAAGGAAGACTTCAACGTCATCATAGCCGGGGGGCAGGTGCGCTCCCGCGACGGCGGCATCATCGGCGAAGCCACCATCGACTTCATCAACCAGTTCAAGGTCGATTACGGCATCATCGGTATCAGCGGTGTTGACGAGGATGGCTCACTGCTTGAGTTCGACTACCAGGAAGCCCGGGTAGCGCAGGCCATCATTCGGAACTCACGCCAGGTCTATCTCACCGCGGACCATTCCAAGTTCCATCGCAATCCGGTGGTACGCCAGGGCAATATCGCCCAGCTCGACGCCCTGTTCACCGATCGCCAGCCACCCGAAGCAATCGTACATTTGATGAAGGCACACGACGTGGCCCTGCACCTCGCCTGA
- the glpD gene encoding glycerol-3-phosphate dehydrogenase, whose protein sequence is MADTPRDLLDMYIIGGGINGTGIANDAAGRGLAVGLCEQGDLAGATSSASSKLIHGGLRYLEHHEFRLVGEALRERETLLKKAPHIIWPLRFILPHRSHLRPAWMIRAGLFLYDHLGKREQLPGSRGVRFDSDSPLKPEIMRGFEYSDCWVDDARLVVLNAIQARESGAEVLVRTRCTAAYEEQGHWCIELEDMRTGKCLRRYARTLVNAAGPWVESVIREQTHRRSRYAIRMIQGSHLIVPRLNADDRAYILQNSDRRIVFVLPYEDDFSLVGTTDRHYEGDPGKVAIFEEEVDYLLGVVNANFRRQLSRSDIIHSFSGVRPLCDDESADPSAMTRDYTLAFDEQGAPLLSVFGGKITTYRKLAESALEMLAPRFPDMGRPWTATAALPGGDIANQVDFIQRLLDTYPWLGDERARRFARSYGSLCLRFLRGATSEADLGEAFGAGLTAAEIDYLIDHEWATCIEDILWRRTKLGLRLTPRQQKALLQHVEAHCQALAA, encoded by the coding sequence ATGGCGGATACCCCACGCGACCTGCTCGACATGTACATCATCGGTGGCGGCATCAACGGCACGGGCATCGCCAACGATGCCGCCGGTCGCGGTCTTGCCGTCGGGCTCTGTGAGCAGGGCGACCTGGCAGGCGCCACTTCTTCAGCAAGCAGCAAGCTGATCCACGGCGGGCTTCGCTACCTGGAGCACCACGAGTTTCGCCTGGTAGGTGAAGCACTGCGGGAGAGGGAAACGCTGCTTAAGAAAGCGCCTCACATCATCTGGCCATTACGCTTCATTCTTCCCCATCGCTCGCACTTGCGCCCAGCCTGGATGATCCGCGCCGGCCTGTTCCTGTACGACCATCTGGGCAAGCGCGAACAGCTTCCTGGCTCGCGAGGCGTTCGCTTCGACTCGGATTCGCCGCTGAAACCCGAAATCATGCGCGGTTTCGAATATTCGGACTGCTGGGTGGATGATGCCCGGCTGGTAGTCCTCAATGCCATACAAGCCCGCGAAAGCGGAGCCGAGGTTCTGGTTCGCACACGCTGCACTGCGGCCTACGAGGAGCAGGGCCACTGGTGCATTGAGCTCGAGGACATGCGAACCGGAAAGTGCTTGCGTCGCTATGCTCGCACCCTGGTCAATGCCGCTGGCCCCTGGGTGGAAAGCGTGATTCGGGAACAGACCCATCGCAGGTCACGCTATGCCATCCGCATGATTCAGGGTAGCCACCTGATCGTGCCAAGGCTCAACGCGGATGACCGCGCCTATATCCTTCAGAACAGCGATAGGCGCATCGTATTCGTACTACCCTATGAAGATGACTTCAGTCTGGTGGGTACCACCGATCGCCACTACGAGGGCGACCCCGGCAAGGTGGCTATCTTCGAGGAGGAAGTGGATTACCTGCTCGGGGTCGTCAATGCCAATTTCCGCCGCCAACTGAGCCGAAGCGACATCATCCACTCCTTTTCCGGGGTGCGCCCCCTCTGCGACGACGAATCGGCCGACCCTTCGGCAATGACCCGTGACTATACGCTGGCTTTCGATGAGCAAGGCGCCCCGCTGCTGTCGGTTTTCGGCGGCAAGATCACTACGTATCGCAAGCTGGCCGAGTCGGCACTCGAGATGCTCGCGCCTCGTTTTCCTGACATGGGCCGCCCCTGGACTGCAACCGCCGCGCTGCCCGGCGGAGACATCGCGAACCAGGTGGACTTCATCCAACGTCTGCTCGATACCTACCCCTGGCTAGGTGACGAGCGTGCCAGGCGCTTCGCCCGTAGCTACGGCAGCCTCTGCCTGCGCTTCCTGCGCGGGGCCACTTCGGAAGCCGATCTTGGCGAAGCGTTCGGTGCCGGGCTGACAGCCGCTGAAATCGACTACCTGATCGACCATGAGTGGGCAACGTGTATTGAGGATATCCTGTGGCGGCGCACCAAGCTGGGATTGCGCTTGACCCCTCGGCAGCAAAAAGCCTTGCTGCAGCATGTCGAGGCCCACTGCCAGGCGCTGGCGGCCTGA
- a CDS encoding class II fumarate hydratase codes for MSDHRIERDSMGELKVPQDALYGPQTQRAINNFPVSGQEMPLAFIYAIARIKLAAARVNRDLQLLDAERAEAIIDAAEAIIEGNHDSQFPVDVFQTGSGTSSNMNVNEVIAHLASRDELTVGPNDHVNMGQSSNDVIPTAIHLSAALEVTTRLRPALVHLRAIIDERALELDGVVKTGRTHLMDAMPLRLSQELGGWSSQLGQAIERLDSAMLRLCRIAQGGTAVGTGINAHPEFAERIARELSEQTGLSLEPNDSFFASIASQDSAVELSGQLKGLACVVMKIANDLRWMNSGPLAGLGEIELEALQPGSSIMPGKVNPVIPESAAQAATQVIGLDAAVTVAGQSGNFQLNVMLPLVAYNLLTSITLMSNTARLLADRAIATFKVREESLAAPLARNPILVTALNGVLGYDAAAAIAKQAYQAGRPIIDVAEEQTDLSREELERLLNPDSLTRGGIPE; via the coding sequence ATGAGCGACCATCGTATCGAACGTGACAGCATGGGTGAGCTGAAGGTGCCGCAGGACGCCCTGTATGGCCCCCAGACACAGCGGGCGATCAATAACTTTCCGGTCTCCGGGCAAGAGATGCCACTAGCCTTCATCTACGCCATTGCGCGAATCAAGCTGGCGGCGGCCCGGGTTAATCGAGACCTGCAACTGCTGGATGCCGAGCGAGCCGAGGCTATTATCGATGCAGCCGAAGCGATCATCGAAGGCAATCACGACAGCCAGTTTCCGGTGGATGTCTTCCAGACCGGCTCCGGTACCTCGAGTAACATGAACGTCAACGAAGTAATCGCCCATCTGGCAAGTCGCGATGAATTGACGGTTGGCCCCAACGATCATGTCAATATGGGCCAGTCGAGCAATGACGTCATCCCCACGGCCATCCATCTCTCTGCTGCACTGGAGGTGACGACGCGACTGCGACCCGCGCTGGTGCATCTGCGGGCGATCATTGATGAGAGGGCCTTGGAGCTCGATGGGGTCGTGAAGACCGGGCGTACCCACCTGATGGATGCCATGCCGCTGCGCCTGAGCCAGGAGCTGGGCGGTTGGTCGAGCCAGTTGGGCCAGGCCATCGAACGACTCGACAGCGCCATGCTGCGTCTCTGCCGGATCGCCCAGGGCGGTACGGCAGTGGGTACCGGCATCAATGCACACCCCGAGTTTGCCGAGCGCATTGCTCGTGAACTCAGTGAGCAGACGGGGCTCTCCCTGGAACCCAACGACAGTTTCTTCGCCAGCATCGCATCACAGGATAGTGCCGTTGAGCTCTCCGGGCAGCTAAAGGGGCTGGCGTGCGTGGTGATGAAGATTGCCAATGATCTGCGCTGGATGAACTCGGGGCCGCTTGCCGGCCTGGGTGAGATCGAGCTGGAAGCCCTGCAGCCCGGAAGCTCCATCATGCCGGGCAAGGTCAACCCGGTTATCCCCGAGTCGGCTGCTCAGGCAGCGACACAGGTGATCGGCCTGGACGCCGCGGTGACCGTGGCTGGCCAGAGTGGCAACTTCCAGTTGAACGTCATGCTGCCCCTCGTGGCCTACAATCTGCTGACGTCGATTACCTTGATGAGCAACACAGCACGCTTGCTGGCCGACCGCGCCATTGCCACCTTCAAGGTGCGAGAGGAGAGCCTGGCCGCGCCACTGGCGCGCAACCCGATCCTGGTTACCGCGCTCAACGGTGTCCTCGGCTACGATGCCGCGGCGGCCATCGCCAAGCAAGCCTACCAGGCGGGCCGACCCATCATCGATGTGGCTGAGGAGCAGACTGACCTGAGTCGCGAGGAGCTGGAGCGATTGCTGAATCCCGACAGCCTGACCCGTGGGGGGATCCCCGAGTAA
- a CDS encoding helix-turn-helix domain-containing protein, with the protein MFSRIVRPAETLEKRQVLASQGAAFDRLFAVLTGSLKQVVVTDSDEYIVTALCLPGDLVGLDAIGEGAYPGSLVALETTGVCEIPYEQLDQLCTRSAGIRRLFPRYLSQAMHDERLRLTLLLRRTAEVRLASFLLAVSERFRLRGYSPHHFRLALSRSDIASHLGLTPETVGRVLVSYQRQNLLDVSGHEFLILDFEGLKSLAAANGRRHRQREA; encoded by the coding sequence TTGTTCAGTCGCATCGTTCGCCCGGCCGAGACGCTCGAAAAACGCCAGGTCCTGGCGAGCCAGGGAGCGGCATTCGACCGCCTGTTTGCCGTCCTTACGGGTAGCCTCAAGCAGGTCGTCGTGACCGACAGCGACGAATATATCGTCACGGCGCTGTGTCTGCCTGGCGATCTGGTTGGGTTGGACGCCATCGGTGAGGGTGCGTATCCAGGGTCGCTTGTTGCCCTGGAAACCACCGGTGTATGCGAGATCCCGTACGAACAGCTCGACCAGCTTTGCACTCGCTCCGCTGGGATACGTCGACTTTTTCCTCGCTACCTGAGCCAGGCGATGCACGATGAGCGACTGAGACTAACCCTGCTCCTGCGTAGAACGGCTGAAGTTCGGTTGGCCAGCTTTTTGTTGGCCGTTTCCGAGCGGTTCCGGCTCCGGGGCTATTCGCCTCACCACTTCCGCCTGGCCCTGTCGCGAAGCGATATCGCCAGCCACCTGGGGCTGACCCCGGAAACCGTGGGTCGGGTGCTGGTGAGCTACCAGCGGCAGAATCTACTGGATGTGAGCGGCCATGAGTTCCTGATTCTCGATTTCGAGGGGCTGAAGAGCCTCGCGGCAGCCAACGGCCGGCGCCACCGCCAGCGTGAAGCCTAG